The Oceanidesulfovibrio indonesiensis DNA segment CAGACGCGTTTCCAAGGCTCACTCCGAGCTCAAGGAAGTCGTGGACGTCTACCGCGAGTACCAGCGCCTGACGCAGGAACTGGCGGACAACAAGGAACTCGCCAAGGATTCCGATCCCGAGATCCGCGCCATGGCCGAAGAAGAATTGCGGTTGATCGAAGAGCGCCTGCCCGAACTCGAAGAGCGCCTCAAGGTTCTGCTGTTGCCCAAGGATCCGCTGGACGAGAAGAACACCATCCTGGAGATACGTGCAGGCACCGGCGGCGAGGAAGCCGCGCTGTTTGCCGCGAATCTCTTCCGCATGTACATGCGTTTTGCCGAGACCATGAACTGGCGCGTGGAAATCATGCATTCCCACGAGACCGATTCCGGCGGGTACAAGGAGGTGGCGGCGCTCATCCAGGGTGACAGCGTCTACAGCTGGCTCAAGTACGAGGCGGGCACCCACCGTGTTCAGCGCGTGCCGGCCACGGAGTCCCAGGGCCGCATCCACACTTCGGCTGTCACCGTGGCGGTGCTGCCCGAGGCCGAGGAGGTGGACGTGGATATCAAGCCGGACGAGATCCGCGTGGACGTGTTCCGTGCTTCAGGCCCCGGCGGCCAGAGCGTTAACACCACGGACTCAGCCGTGCGCGTCACGCACATCCCCACGGGCATCGTGGTCAGCTGCCAGGACGAAAAATCGCAGATCAAGAACCGCGTCAAGGCCATGAAGGTCCTGCGCTCCCGAATCCTGCAGATGGAGGAGGACAAGCGCCAGGAAGAAGAGGCCGCCAACCGGCGCGAGCAGGTGGGCACGGGCGACCGCTCCGGTCGTATTCGCACCTACAACTATCCGCAGGGCCGCGTCACCGACCACCGCATCAACTTGACGCTCTACAAGCTCGAGGCCTTCATGGAAGGCGATCTCGAGGAAATGATCCGCGCTTTGGCTTCGCATTACCAGGCCGAATCCCTGCGCGCTCAGGCCGACGCCGCCTGATCCCTCATCCCTTCTTCAAGGACGGCGGCAGCGCCGTCGTATGTTCCGGTCCATGATGCCGATCCCGACCACTGTGCGCGATGCGCTGGCC contains these protein-coding regions:
- the prfA gene encoding peptide chain release factor 1, translated to MFAKLEGIEAKFEALETELSNPDIYSDQEKFRRVSKAHSELKEVVDVYREYQRLTQELADNKELAKDSDPEIRAMAEEELRLIEERLPELEERLKVLLLPKDPLDEKNTILEIRAGTGGEEAALFAANLFRMYMRFAETMNWRVEIMHSHETDSGGYKEVAALIQGDSVYSWLKYEAGTHRVQRVPATESQGRIHTSAVTVAVLPEAEEVDVDIKPDEIRVDVFRASGPGGQSVNTTDSAVRVTHIPTGIVVSCQDEKSQIKNRVKAMKVLRSRILQMEEDKRQEEEAANRREQVGTGDRSGRIRTYNYPQGRVTDHRINLTLYKLEAFMEGDLEEMIRALASHYQAESLRAQADAA